The proteins below are encoded in one region of Aquisphaera giovannonii:
- a CDS encoding citrate synthase, whose amino-acid sequence MSTPTKDARSEIPLKTGVLRLPGEEVELSIVTGTEDEQAIDISSLRDETGFITLDPGYSNTGACESKITFIDGEKGILRYRGYDIEDLAAKSTFVETALLLMYGELPSGERVARFREQLTDQQLLHENMRNHFEGFPPHGHPMAMLSAMINACGCYHPELLDPEMDDERLFHAAAILMSKVCTIAAFAYKMTSGQRVEYPDPSLSYCRNFLHMMFSRPHRRYEPTPQVVKALSRFLILHADHEQNCSTSTVRMVGSSGANVFASVSAGVCALWGPLHGGANMAVIEMLERIHQGGESPRTIVEKVKQKKFRLMGFGHRVYKNFDPRARILERTARDLLATKAEPDPLLDIAHELAEIALTDDYFLERRLYPNVDFYSGIILRAIGIPLNMFTVMFSIGRIPGWIAHWYELYHDPQKRICRPRQIYTGPAQRAYVAVDERADAAPKGAC is encoded by the coding sequence ATGTCGACGCCGACGAAGGACGCTCGATCGGAGATCCCCCTGAAGACGGGCGTATTGAGGCTCCCGGGTGAGGAGGTCGAGCTCTCGATCGTCACGGGGACGGAGGACGAGCAGGCCATCGACATCTCCTCGCTGCGCGACGAGACGGGGTTCATCACGCTCGACCCGGGGTACAGCAACACCGGGGCGTGCGAGAGCAAGATCACGTTCATCGACGGCGAGAAGGGGATTTTGCGCTATCGCGGCTACGACATCGAGGACCTCGCGGCGAAGAGCACGTTCGTCGAGACGGCGCTGCTGCTGATGTACGGCGAGCTGCCGAGCGGGGAGCGGGTGGCGCGATTCCGCGAGCAGTTGACCGACCAGCAGCTCCTGCACGAGAACATGCGGAACCACTTCGAGGGCTTCCCGCCCCACGGGCACCCCATGGCGATGCTCTCGGCGATGATCAACGCCTGCGGGTGCTATCATCCCGAGCTGCTCGACCCCGAGATGGACGACGAGCGGCTCTTCCACGCCGCGGCCATCCTGATGAGCAAGGTCTGCACGATCGCGGCCTTCGCCTACAAGATGACCTCGGGCCAGCGGGTCGAGTATCCCGACCCGTCGCTGTCGTACTGCCGCAACTTCCTCCACATGATGTTCTCGAGGCCGCACCGCCGCTACGAGCCCACGCCCCAGGTGGTGAAGGCCCTCAGCCGGTTCCTGATCCTCCACGCCGACCACGAGCAGAATTGCAGCACCTCGACCGTCCGCATGGTCGGCTCTTCGGGGGCGAACGTCTTCGCCTCGGTCTCCGCCGGCGTCTGCGCGCTCTGGGGCCCGCTCCACGGCGGCGCCAACATGGCCGTCATCGAGATGCTCGAGCGGATCCACCAGGGGGGCGAGAGCCCGAGGACCATCGTCGAGAAGGTCAAGCAGAAGAAGTTCCGGCTGATGGGCTTCGGCCACCGGGTGTACAAGAACTTCGACCCGAGGGCCCGGATCCTCGAGCGGACCGCCCGCGACCTCCTGGCCACGAAGGCGGAGCCCGACCCGCTCCTGGACATCGCCCACGAGCTCGCCGAGATCGCGCTGACCGACGACTACTTCCTCGAGCGGAGGCTCTACCCGAATGTGGACTTCTACTCGGGCATCATCCTCCGCGCGATCGGCATCCCGCTGAACATGTTCACCGTGATGTTCTCGATCGGCCGCATCCCCGGCTGGATCGCCCACTGGTACGAGCTCTACCACGACCCCCAGAAGCGGATTTGCCGCCCCCGCCAGATCTACACAGGCCCGGCCCAGCGGGCGTACGTCGCCGTGGACGAACGGGCGGACGCGGCGCCGAAGGGGGCGTGCTGA
- a CDS encoding PEP-CTERM sorting domain-containing protein, with the protein MQRILLLSFCLGSMVLGAPRAGAGTIFSDDFNGGASPLWGNQVGNWSATGGTYSAASPGNFPNAHSTLNFQLTDFSVDVDINHLQDGGIWLRSTEKAGTSVGIAGILLVTGGNGGTGTGLYWHVVTDGSSYGAGYNGVSGLFTPGQSDAHIKIVVSGNTYSAYVNGSTTAATTLTTSAFSSGAVGLYDFSRQSFDNFVLSVPNAVPEPSSIVLAGLGSLLSALWLFRRPRAFHGGSGPGLA; encoded by the coding sequence ATGCAAAGGATCCTCCTCCTCTCGTTCTGCCTGGGATCGATGGTCCTCGGCGCCCCCCGCGCCGGTGCCGGGACCATCTTCAGCGACGACTTCAACGGAGGCGCGTCGCCCCTGTGGGGCAACCAGGTCGGCAACTGGTCGGCCACCGGCGGGACGTACTCGGCCGCGAGCCCCGGCAACTTCCCCAACGCCCATTCGACCCTGAACTTCCAACTCACGGATTTCAGCGTCGATGTCGACATCAACCACCTCCAGGACGGGGGCATCTGGCTGCGGAGCACGGAGAAGGCGGGGACCTCGGTCGGCATCGCGGGCATCCTCCTGGTTACGGGGGGGAACGGCGGGACCGGGACCGGCCTCTATTGGCACGTCGTGACCGACGGCTCCAGCTACGGGGCGGGATACAACGGCGTCTCGGGCTTGTTCACGCCCGGCCAGAGCGACGCACATATCAAGATTGTCGTGTCCGGCAACACCTACTCGGCCTACGTGAACGGCTCGACGACGGCCGCCACGACCCTGACCACGAGCGCCTTTTCCTCGGGCGCAGTCGGGCTGTATGACTTCTCGCGCCAATCCTTCGACAACTTCGTGCTGAGCGTGCCGAACGCGGTCCCGGAGCCGTCGTCGATCGTCCTGGCCGGACTGGGATCGCTGCTCAGTGCCCTCTGGCTGTTTCGGAGGCCGCGAGCCTTCCACGGAGGGAGTGGGCCTGGATTAGCCTGA
- a CDS encoding sigma-70 family RNA polymerase sigma factor, producing MIHDSTATVRASDGPNAVEALEGYRPYLLMIAASDLDPALKAKCGASDVVQETLLEAHRGWPAFRGRSPAEVKGWLRGILANNLRDIGRRFRQEKRRAEREVPIGLSHAAAIADDEMTPSTRASRNEEVLALVAAMGRLPEADRRVIELRNHEGLPFADVGRILGKSPDAARMQWFRAVERLSRDMARIDGD from the coding sequence ATGATCCACGACTCGACGGCCACGGTCCGGGCATCGGATGGTCCCAACGCCGTTGAGGCCCTTGAAGGCTACCGCCCCTACCTGCTGATGATCGCGGCGAGCGACCTCGATCCCGCCCTGAAGGCGAAGTGCGGGGCATCGGATGTGGTGCAGGAGACGCTCCTCGAGGCCCACCGCGGCTGGCCGGCCTTCCGGGGGCGCTCCCCGGCCGAGGTGAAGGGATGGCTTCGCGGCATCCTGGCGAACAACCTCAGGGACATCGGGCGGAGGTTCCGCCAGGAGAAGAGGCGGGCCGAGCGAGAGGTCCCCATCGGGTTGTCGCACGCGGCGGCGATCGCCGACGACGAGATGACCCCCAGCACCCGGGCGAGCCGGAATGAGGAGGTCCTTGCACTGGTCGCGGCGATGGGCAGGCTTCCCGAGGCGGACCGGCGGGTGATCGAGCTCCGCAACCACGAAGGGCTTCCCTTCGCCGACGTCGGCCGGATCCTGGGCAAGTCTCCCGACGCGGCGCGGATGCAATGGTTCCGGGCGGTCGAGCGGCTCTCCAGGGACATGGCGCGGATCGATGGCGACTGA
- a CDS encoding WD40 repeat domain-containing serine/threonine protein kinase, with protein sequence MATDDRRDESGTKDEELAAMLAAYDSRPRHPEEQTALQPPASLDEADLGRWARAAGCVDLLHRIWPDRGDGERSSRTFGKFEILRELGRGGHGVVFLARDTTLRREVALKVPRRELLEDGRLRERFLREARAAGMLDHPGIVPVHELGEVGPVCYIASPVSRGETLSAWLAGLEGRPPSPRWAAGLLLMLAEAVAHAHSRGVVHRDLKPRNILLEPAPDAAPVVEGPSLRPRITDFGLAKLIEAGAEITQPGAVLGTPRYMAPEQATGDHGRVGPATDVYALGMILGELLRPAGGFPGAGEPPGSGPARSDPPRGLAAILRKSTRPRPEDRYPDAAAMAEDLRRFLAGEVTRASGPLRLPRPRAVAACVALAGIAWAIAVRPRLATGPGRLPAAPPAAVADSATPKVRIDRYVSDLNVADQLLPGDLSNSPNTELASRLVDEQRPSPGEPDIRSLDWYHLHRRLHDERAVLAGHRGPVFKVAFSPDGSAIASAGEDGVRLWDATTGEMRAAVGEHGDDVNWVAFSPDGSSIATASDDRTVSLWRCSDGARLLGPLAHPGKVVAVVFGDGGRTLVSGDRDGWVISRERSGGKELARRHLATGTVEGMAAIAGEHAVAVATSGCVQFLDVATGRIVRSLGAEPGHPFRNVSGSRDGRLLTTSGGSSRSARVWRSDAMDAPIYASTHGVESMAIAPGGELVASAGVTAVIGLHDLRSGAPKGVLLGHAGRVWDVAFSPDGRTLASAGEDGTVKLWDIPPRPAYSVFAEGVDEAVSMALSFDGRWIFTLGRDGTLHRWDRDGRATEDARAVIPAGELTVQASIAPGARRIVRVGRDGTVTVVRQDGTPRRVLVGVADATGPRLRFSGDGLRLAFAADGGRAAWTDLDRADAPVNRLEPSVPAIGQLAMAPDGRRLAAVAGEELLVWDVERGTLLQRSPTGHVGPVRALALAPGSGPMITGGEDGRVLLHAGPGLEPAILRTHDCTLDALAITADGRSAVWATGGGNLEIWNLATRRQSVSLPWSRAHFAAGPDGRARRRMMCIAPDDSCVAAFAVDSSSGRSWGTIWLAPRGSSPGRE encoded by the coding sequence ATGGCGACTGACGACCGTCGCGACGAGTCGGGGACGAAGGACGAGGAGTTGGCGGCGATGCTGGCCGCCTACGACTCCCGGCCTCGCCATCCGGAGGAGCAGACGGCCTTGCAGCCCCCCGCGTCGCTGGACGAGGCCGACCTCGGGCGATGGGCCCGCGCGGCCGGATGCGTGGACCTGCTGCACCGGATCTGGCCCGATCGAGGCGACGGCGAGCGATCCTCACGGACCTTCGGCAAATTCGAGATCCTCCGCGAGCTGGGCCGTGGGGGGCACGGCGTGGTCTTCCTGGCGAGGGACACGACCCTCCGTCGCGAGGTGGCGCTCAAGGTGCCCCGCCGGGAGCTCCTGGAGGACGGGCGGCTGAGGGAGCGATTCCTCCGCGAGGCCCGCGCCGCGGGAATGCTCGACCATCCGGGGATCGTCCCGGTCCACGAGCTCGGCGAGGTCGGGCCGGTCTGCTACATCGCATCCCCCGTCAGCCGCGGGGAGACGCTCTCCGCATGGCTCGCCGGGCTCGAGGGGCGGCCGCCGTCACCCCGATGGGCGGCCGGGCTCCTGTTGATGCTGGCGGAGGCGGTCGCCCACGCGCACTCGCGCGGCGTCGTCCACCGCGACCTCAAGCCGAGGAACATCCTCCTCGAGCCCGCGCCGGACGCCGCCCCCGTCGTCGAAGGGCCGTCGCTGCGACCGCGGATCACCGATTTCGGCCTGGCCAAGCTGATCGAGGCCGGCGCCGAGATCACCCAGCCCGGGGCCGTGCTCGGGACGCCCCGCTACATGGCCCCGGAACAGGCGACCGGGGACCATGGACGGGTCGGCCCGGCGACGGACGTGTACGCCCTGGGGATGATCCTCGGCGAGCTCCTCCGCCCGGCGGGAGGGTTCCCGGGGGCCGGCGAGCCTCCGGGGTCGGGGCCGGCCCGGTCCGACCCGCCGCGCGGCCTGGCGGCGATCCTCCGCAAGAGCACGAGGCCGCGCCCCGAGGACCGCTATCCCGACGCGGCCGCGATGGCCGAGGACCTCCGCCGGTTCCTGGCCGGCGAGGTCACCCGGGCATCCGGCCCTCTCCGGCTACCGCGCCCGCGGGCCGTCGCGGCCTGCGTGGCGCTGGCCGGCATCGCGTGGGCGATCGCCGTCAGGCCGAGGCTGGCGACGGGGCCGGGAAGGCTGCCTGCGGCCCCCCCCGCCGCCGTGGCCGACTCCGCCACCCCGAAGGTCCGGATCGATCGTTACGTCAGCGACCTGAACGTCGCCGATCAGCTCCTGCCGGGCGACCTGAGCAACTCGCCGAACACCGAGCTGGCATCGCGGCTCGTCGACGAGCAGCGGCCTTCGCCCGGGGAGCCCGACATCCGATCCCTGGACTGGTACCACCTCCATCGCCGCCTCCACGACGAGCGGGCCGTCCTGGCCGGTCATCGCGGCCCCGTCTTCAAGGTCGCCTTCTCGCCCGACGGATCGGCCATCGCCTCCGCCGGCGAGGACGGGGTCCGGCTCTGGGACGCGACGACGGGGGAGATGCGGGCGGCCGTCGGCGAGCACGGCGACGACGTGAACTGGGTCGCCTTCTCGCCCGACGGATCCTCGATCGCCACGGCCAGCGACGACCGCACCGTGTCGCTCTGGCGGTGTTCTGACGGCGCCCGCCTGCTCGGCCCGCTCGCCCACCCCGGGAAGGTGGTCGCCGTCGTCTTCGGCGACGGCGGCCGGACGCTCGTCTCCGGCGACCGCGACGGCTGGGTGATCTCCCGGGAGCGGTCCGGCGGCAAGGAGCTTGCGCGGCGGCACCTCGCGACCGGCACCGTCGAGGGCATGGCCGCGATCGCGGGCGAGCATGCCGTGGCCGTCGCCACATCGGGCTGCGTCCAATTCCTCGACGTGGCGACGGGCCGGATCGTCCGATCGCTCGGCGCCGAGCCCGGGCATCCCTTCCGCAACGTCTCGGGATCGCGAGACGGCCGATTGCTGACGACATCCGGGGGCTCGAGCCGGAGCGCACGGGTCTGGCGATCGGACGCCATGGACGCCCCGATCTACGCCTCGACGCACGGCGTCGAGTCGATGGCCATCGCGCCGGGCGGGGAACTCGTGGCCTCGGCCGGCGTGACGGCCGTCATCGGCCTGCACGACCTCAGGTCCGGCGCCCCGAAGGGGGTCCTGCTCGGCCACGCGGGCCGGGTATGGGACGTCGCCTTCTCCCCGGACGGACGCACCCTGGCATCCGCCGGGGAAGACGGGACGGTGAAGCTGTGGGACATCCCCCCGCGTCCCGCGTATTCGGTCTTCGCCGAAGGCGTGGACGAGGCCGTCTCGATGGCGCTCTCGTTCGATGGCCGCTGGATCTTCACGCTGGGCCGCGACGGGACCCTGCACCGCTGGGACCGCGACGGCCGGGCCACGGAGGACGCGAGGGCCGTCATCCCGGCCGGCGAGCTCACGGTCCAGGCGTCGATCGCGCCGGGGGCGAGGCGGATCGTCAGGGTCGGGAGGGACGGCACCGTGACCGTCGTGCGGCAGGACGGCACGCCCAGGCGCGTGCTCGTGGGCGTCGCGGATGCGACGGGGCCGCGACTCCGCTTCTCGGGGGACGGCTTGCGGCTCGCCTTCGCCGCGGACGGCGGACGGGCCGCCTGGACCGACCTGGATCGCGCGGATGCCCCCGTGAACCGCCTGGAGCCGTCCGTCCCGGCGATCGGCCAACTGGCGATGGCCCCGGACGGCCGGCGGCTCGCGGCCGTGGCCGGGGAGGAGCTCCTGGTCTGGGACGTCGAACGCGGGACGCTCCTGCAACGCTCGCCGACCGGTCATGTCGGCCCGGTCCGCGCCCTCGCCCTCGCGCCCGGAAGTGGGCCCATGATCACGGGAGGAGAGGACGGCCGGGTCCTGCTCCACGCCGGCCCTGGGCTCGAGCCCGCAATCCTCCGCACGCACGACTGCACCCTGGACGCCCTGGCGATCACGGCCGACGGCCGATCCGCGGTCTGGGCGACCGGGGGCGGCAATCTCGAAATCTGGAACCTGGCGACCCGGCGTCAGTCCGTCTCACTCCCATGGTCGCGGGCCCACTTCGCGGCCGGCCCGGACGGGAGAGCACGCCGTCGAATGATGTGCATCGCCCCGGACGACTCGTGCGTGGCCGCCTTCGCGGTCGATTCCAGCTCGGGACGTAGCTGGGGTACGATCTGGCTCGCGCCGCGGGGATCGTCGCCGGGCCGCGAGTAG
- a CDS encoding Gfo/Idh/MocA family protein — translation MTNLTPEQRILGRENADRALGMTRRDFLSAAGGAAALGGFYFGYKGMGDKPPVKAAIIGTGDEGCQAMIRYHNRDYLNFIGFCDIRPSQQKRAEKEFTDHKQYSPDDVKKLKRYPSKKEMLEDPEVEVVVIALPLWLHAPVAIEAMKAGKHVFTEKLMAHSVAECKEMCRVARETNKLLAVGHQRHYSVLYDNANFLLQNGVLGDVRHIRALWHRNNALPTLAKDKDNNTIYDPKTGLAEFVKDDKGNIVYRDSWKKPIPDDDRNIDYAKFGYKSLEELIRWRLYNRTGAGLMAELGSHQLDACSIFLGKKHPLSVTGFGGTIFYKDGREVDDHVFTVFEFPYGQDDKDRVIVTYSSINTNSFDGYGEMVMGSRGTMIVSQEKEILLYKEAGNAQLSRQTSISVETVGKKPALETSPSLAGPSAASAIGALATADPSRGYREELEHFAYCVRHGNQSNYHDDKEHQPRCRGEVALADAVIALATNIAMRQNRRIEFDPAWFDYKSDKTPEAAPAIAAKTS, via the coding sequence ATGACGAACCTGACCCCCGAGCAGCGGATCCTCGGACGCGAGAACGCGGATCGGGCCCTCGGCATGACCCGCCGCGACTTCCTGTCCGCCGCCGGCGGAGCGGCCGCGCTGGGCGGCTTCTATTTCGGCTACAAGGGCATGGGCGACAAGCCCCCCGTCAAGGCGGCCATCATCGGCACCGGCGACGAGGGCTGCCAGGCCATGATCCGGTATCACAACCGCGACTACCTCAACTTCATCGGCTTCTGCGACATCCGCCCGTCGCAGCAGAAGCGGGCGGAGAAGGAGTTCACGGACCACAAGCAGTATTCCCCGGACGACGTCAAGAAGCTGAAGCGGTACCCCTCCAAGAAGGAGATGCTCGAGGATCCGGAGGTCGAGGTCGTCGTCATCGCCCTGCCGCTCTGGCTGCACGCCCCGGTCGCCATCGAGGCGATGAAGGCCGGCAAGCACGTCTTCACCGAGAAGCTGATGGCCCACTCCGTGGCCGAGTGCAAGGAGATGTGCCGCGTCGCCCGCGAGACCAACAAGCTGCTGGCCGTCGGCCACCAGCGGCACTACTCGGTCCTCTACGACAACGCCAACTTCCTGCTCCAGAACGGCGTCCTCGGCGACGTCCGGCACATCCGCGCCCTGTGGCACCGGAACAACGCCCTGCCGACGCTCGCCAAGGACAAGGACAACAACACGATCTACGACCCCAAGACCGGCCTGGCCGAGTTCGTGAAGGACGACAAGGGCAACATCGTCTACCGCGACAGCTGGAAGAAGCCCATCCCGGACGACGACCGGAACATCGACTACGCCAAGTTCGGCTACAAGAGCCTGGAGGAGCTCATCCGCTGGCGGCTCTACAACCGCACCGGCGCCGGCCTGATGGCGGAGCTGGGCAGCCACCAGCTCGACGCCTGCTCGATCTTCCTCGGCAAGAAGCACCCGCTGTCGGTCACGGGTTTCGGCGGGACGATCTTCTACAAGGACGGGCGCGAGGTGGACGACCACGTCTTCACCGTGTTCGAGTTCCCCTACGGCCAGGACGACAAGGACCGCGTGATCGTCACCTACTCGTCGATCAACACCAACTCGTTCGACGGCTACGGCGAGATGGTGATGGGCTCCCGGGGGACGATGATCGTGTCCCAGGAGAAGGAGATCCTCCTCTACAAGGAGGCGGGCAACGCCCAGCTGTCGCGGCAGACGAGCATCTCGGTGGAGACCGTCGGCAAGAAGCCGGCGCTGGAGACCAGCCCGAGCCTCGCCGGCCCGTCCGCGGCCTCCGCGATCGGAGCCCTGGCCACGGCGGACCCCTCCCGCGGCTACCGCGAGGAGCTGGAGCACTTCGCCTACTGCGTCCGCCACGGGAACCAGTCGAACTACCACGACGACAAGGAGCACCAGCCCCGCTGCCGCGGCGAGGTCGCCCTGGCCGACGCCGTCATCGCCCTGGCCACCAACATCGCCATGCGGCAGAACCGTCGGATCGAGTTCGACCCGGCCTGGTTCGACTACAAGTCCGACAAGACCCCCGAGGCCGCCCCGGCGATCGCCGCCAAGACGTCCTGA
- a CDS encoding DoxX family protein: MPTLAVPPWLISHRHYPGFLAAFFLVVLRTAIGWHFLVEGLDKVESVELAKKPFSAEVYLRNAAGPLATEYRRMLPDADALAMLDPAALKESWTDRVSRLEAHYGLDAGQQAKAKELLEKAYEWVDVWFNAPDNREAREKYLHGLKQVEETERNPDALSYDLERAWESRRSLEADRKTITAPIVARGDDLAAAVTALATPEQAKAAGTYAAPWTFLDVANRMTMYGLCAMGACLILGFLTPFAALCAAGFLAMIYLSMPPLANSPPNPKAEGHYWIVNKNLVEMFACLVVATTASGHWFGLDALFFGWLRRRRWARHERRLAEKYGLVLEDSAA, translated from the coding sequence ATGCCCACCCTCGCCGTCCCTCCCTGGCTCATCTCCCACCGACATTACCCGGGATTCCTCGCGGCCTTCTTCCTGGTCGTCCTCCGCACCGCCATCGGCTGGCACTTCCTGGTGGAGGGGCTCGACAAGGTCGAGTCCGTCGAGCTGGCGAAGAAGCCGTTCTCCGCGGAGGTCTACCTGAGGAACGCGGCCGGGCCCCTGGCCACCGAATACCGCAGGATGCTCCCCGACGCCGACGCCCTGGCGATGCTGGACCCGGCCGCGCTCAAGGAGAGCTGGACCGACCGCGTCTCGCGGCTCGAGGCGCACTACGGCCTGGACGCCGGCCAGCAGGCGAAGGCCAAGGAGCTGCTCGAGAAGGCCTACGAATGGGTGGACGTCTGGTTCAACGCCCCGGACAACCGCGAGGCCCGGGAGAAGTACCTGCACGGGCTGAAGCAGGTCGAGGAGACCGAGCGGAACCCCGACGCCCTCTCGTATGACCTCGAGCGGGCCTGGGAGTCCCGGAGGTCGCTGGAGGCGGACCGCAAGACCATCACGGCGCCGATCGTCGCCCGGGGCGACGACCTGGCCGCCGCCGTGACCGCCCTGGCCACGCCCGAGCAGGCCAAGGCCGCCGGCACCTACGCGGCCCCCTGGACGTTCCTCGACGTGGCCAACCGGATGACGATGTACGGCCTCTGCGCCATGGGCGCCTGCCTGATCCTGGGCTTCCTCACCCCGTTCGCGGCCCTCTGCGCCGCGGGCTTCCTGGCGATGATCTACCTCAGCATGCCCCCGCTGGCCAATTCGCCGCCGAATCCCAAGGCGGAGGGTCATTACTGGATCGTCAACAAGAACCTCGTCGAGATGTTCGCCTGCCTGGTGGTCGCCACGACGGCCAGCGGCCACTGGTTCGGCCTCGACGCCCTCTTCTTCGGCTGGCTCCGCCGCCGCCGCTGGGCGCGGCACGAGCGTCGGCTCGCCGAGAAGTACGGCCTGGTCCTCGAAGACAGCGCGGCTTGA
- a CDS encoding FAD:protein FMN transferase translates to MNGPRPGVNRRNLFRLRPPAQPEAPAGRADAPAEESPGAGDLLRVNRPAMGSYFEVRLGAGVPGSVELATRALDLVDELEAQLTVYRDDSEVSRLNATAHLGPVEVEPGLFGLLERALELSRLTGGAYDVTAGALSDAWGFTRGPKRVPAPEALDAAIACSGWRHLRLDASARAVAFDRPGIKVNLGSIGKGYAIDRAVAVIRDHWFPTSAMVHGGQSSLFALGSPPGRFGGRWEVALRNPRSPERPLGVIRLRNRGLGTSGGAFQSFVADGEVYGHILDPRTGRPARGPASVTVLAPTAAEADALSTAFYLLGPESAREYVSSRPDLAAIFVLEDAGDERPRLLTAGLRPEDFLIDPAAVDLVTTS, encoded by the coding sequence GTGAACGGCCCCCGCCCCGGCGTGAACCGTCGCAACCTCTTCCGCCTCCGCCCGCCGGCACAGCCGGAGGCGCCGGCCGGCCGCGCCGATGCCCCCGCCGAGGAATCCCCCGGGGCCGGCGACCTGCTCCGCGTGAACCGCCCGGCCATGGGCTCGTATTTCGAGGTCCGCCTGGGGGCCGGCGTCCCCGGCTCGGTCGAGCTGGCCACCAGGGCCCTCGACCTCGTGGACGAGCTCGAGGCGCAGCTCACCGTCTATCGAGACGACTCCGAGGTCAGCCGCCTGAACGCGACGGCCCACCTCGGGCCGGTTGAGGTGGAGCCCGGCCTCTTCGGGCTGCTGGAGCGGGCCCTCGAGCTGAGCCGGCTGACGGGAGGGGCCTATGACGTGACCGCCGGGGCCCTCTCGGACGCCTGGGGCTTCACCCGCGGCCCGAAGCGCGTGCCCGCTCCGGAGGCCCTGGACGCGGCGATCGCGTGCTCCGGCTGGAGGCATCTCCGGCTGGACGCCTCCGCGCGGGCCGTCGCCTTCGACCGGCCGGGGATCAAGGTCAACCTCGGGAGCATCGGCAAGGGCTACGCGATCGATCGCGCGGTCGCGGTCATCCGGGACCACTGGTTCCCGACCTCGGCGATGGTCCACGGCGGCCAGTCCAGCCTGTTCGCCCTCGGGTCGCCCCCCGGCCGGTTCGGCGGGCGCTGGGAAGTCGCGCTGCGGAACCCGAGGAGCCCGGAACGGCCGCTGGGCGTGATCCGCCTCCGCAATCGCGGGCTGGGCACCTCCGGCGGGGCCTTCCAGAGCTTCGTCGCCGACGGCGAGGTGTACGGCCACATCCTGGACCCGAGGACCGGACGCCCGGCGAGGGGCCCGGCGAGCGTCACCGTCCTGGCCCCCACCGCGGCCGAGGCCGATGCGCTCTCCACCGCCTTCTATCTGCTCGGTCCGGAATCGGCCCGGGAGTATGTCTCGTCCCGGCCGGACCTCGCCGCGATCTTCGTCCTGGAGGATGCCGGGGACGAGCGCCCCCGGCTCCTCACCGCCGGCCTCCGGCCGGAGGATTTCCTGATCGACCCCGCCGCGGTAGACTTGGTGACGACTTCATGA
- a CDS encoding Uma2 family endonuclease, protein MSTPAARPRPTWIDYPDTDGKPMAENTIQYEWIVKIKGSLGSAFADRPDVFVAGDLFWYPVEGDNKTRMAPDVMVAVGRPKGDRYSYMQWVEEGIPPQVVFEILSPGNRSREMQRKLEFYERFGVEEYYIYHPERDRLTVRIREGGRLVERPVTGEWVSPLLGIRFDTTVHPMVIYKPDGGPFETFDEVVSGRGKAVRERDAIAEQRDAIAEQRDAIAEQRDAALRDRDRLLARLKELGIEP, encoded by the coding sequence ATGAGCACGCCCGCCGCCCGCCCGAGGCCGACATGGATCGACTATCCGGACACGGACGGTAAGCCCATGGCCGAGAACACGATCCAGTACGAGTGGATCGTCAAGATCAAGGGGAGCCTGGGATCTGCCTTCGCGGATCGGCCCGACGTCTTCGTCGCGGGCGACCTCTTCTGGTATCCGGTCGAGGGGGATAACAAGACCCGCATGGCACCCGACGTCATGGTCGCGGTCGGACGGCCCAAGGGGGACCGTTACTCGTACATGCAGTGGGTCGAGGAGGGCATCCCGCCGCAGGTGGTCTTCGAGATCCTGTCGCCGGGAAACCGCAGCCGCGAGATGCAACGGAAGCTCGAGTTCTACGAGCGGTTCGGCGTCGAGGAATACTACATCTACCATCCCGAACGCGACCGCCTCACGGTCCGGATCCGCGAGGGGGGCCGACTCGTGGAACGCCCCGTGACGGGTGAATGGGTCAGCCCCCTGCTGGGAATCCGCTTCGACACGACCGTCCATCCCATGGTCATTTACAAGCCGGATGGCGGCCCCTTCGAGACGTTCGACGAGGTCGTATCGGGCAGGGGGAAGGCCGTCAGGGAGCGCGACGCCATCGCCGAGCAGCGCGACGCCATCGCCGAGCAGCGCGACGCCATCGCCGAGCAGCGCGACGCCGCCCTGAGGGATCGCGATCGATTGCTCGCCCGGCTTAAAGAGCTGGGGATCGAGCCCTGA